The following is a genomic window from Staphylococcus saccharolyticus.
AAGTAATTATTTACTATAATATAAGTCATTTTAATATCTTGATTTTAAAAATCTTTCAATCATGTAAGTTTGAACCTCTTAATTGTAAGTTTAGATAAAGGCACCTACAGTTGACTCATTCTACAATTGAAATATAAACAAATCAAGGAGTGAGAGGATGACTATTTTAAAAGTAAATCAATTATCAAAAGTTTATGGAGACAAACAAAAATATCAAGCTTTAAAAGATGTAAGTTTCTCTGTAGATAAGGGAGAATTTATTGCTATCATGGGTCCTTCTGGTTCGGGTAAAACTACTTTACTTAATGTACTAAGTTCAATTGATGATATATCCAGTGGATCTGTTGAAGTCGAAGGTAAAGAAATAACTCAATTAAGCAATAAAGAACTCGCAAAATTTCGTAAAAAGCGTCTTGGTTTTATCTTCCAAGATTACAGTGTCTTGCTTACATTAACCGTTAAAGAAAATATTATGCTTCCTCTTTCAGTCCAAAATTTTCATAAATATGAGACGGAACAAAACTATAAAGAAGTTGCTGAAGCTCTTGGTATTTATAACCTAGGAAATAAATATCCTAGCGAAATTTCAGGTGGTCAACAACAACGTACGGCTGCAGCACGTGCTTTCGTTCATCAACCGACAATCATTTTTGCTGATGAACCAACTGGAGCTTTAGATTCTAAAAGTGCGCAAGACTTACTCAATCGTCTTGAAGACATGAATAATCAATTTAATTCTACAATTATTATGGTGACACATGATCCTTCCGCTGCAAGCTTTGCCCAAAGAGTCATCATGTTAAAAGATGGAGGTATTCATTCTGAAATTCATCAAGGAGAGGATTCAAAACAAGATTTCTATCAAGAAATCATCAAACTTCAAACCGCATTAGGTGGTGTCAGCCATGACATTTAATCAAATTATCCTTAAAAAATTAAGACAAAACATTAAACACTATGGCATGTTTCTATTTTCATTACTTATAAGTATTGTACTTTACTTTAGTTTTTCAACTTTAAAGTATTCACATAGTATAAACAACTCAGAATCTATGAAAATTATTAAAAATGGAGCCACAATCGGTTCAACAATTTTATTTATAATTATTATCATATTTTTAATGTACGCTAATCATTTGTTTGTGAAACGACGAACAAAAGAGTTTGCGCTTTATCAGCTAATTGGTTTGACTAGAAAAAACATACTTCGAATGCTTGGTATTGAACAATTAGTGATTTTTATTGTAACTGGTATTTTAGGCGTACTGATAGGTATATTTGGTTCACAACTCTTACTCATCATTGCTTCTAAAATGATGAAACTAACAGCACATATCTCAATCGGTTTTGAGCCTCAAACATTAATGATTACCATTGTTATGTTAGTCATTGCATTCATACTTCTAATGATTCAAAATTTTATCTTCTTAAAAAGACGTACTATCTTAGAAATGATGAAAGACAGCCATAAGACTGATTCAACTCAAACACGTCTCACCACTTTTGAGGTTGTGGGGGGTATTTTAGGAATTTGCATGATTGTCTTCGGTTATTATATGTCTACAGAAATGTTTGGAGTATTTAGTGGATTAACAACTGCGATGATTTCACCATTTATTATTTTATTCTTAACAATCGTAGGTGCCTACTTGTTCTTTAGAAGCTCCGTATCACTGATTTTTAAAACGATGAAACGTTTAAAACAAGGTCGGATAAATATTACAGATGTCGTTTGTACCTCATCGATAATGTACAGAATGAAGAAAAGTGCGATATCACTAACAGTTATTGCTGTAATTTCAGCTTTTACTGTAAGCATTCTTTGTTTCGCAGCAATCACCCAAGCAAATGCAGACTATAGCTTGGTCTCTACCTCTCCACAAGATTTTAATATCTCAAAAGATAAGCCTGCAAAGCAATTTCAACAACAATTAGATAAAGCAAAGATTAAATACCAGAAATCAACTTTTGAAGTTATTAATCCTAAAACCATTAAAGATCAAGTGATAACCACGAAAAATGATTCCGTTGGATTATCTAGTGTTACTTCATTAATGCTCAATAAAAATTTAAAAGGTCATGATGCTAAAATTACGAATACAAAATCAATGGCAGGCGTCATGGACATTCATTTAAATAATAAGATTACCGTCAAAGGAAAGTCTAAAGAAACCGTTACAGTCACAGACAAAGATGATACAAAAGTTTATCCATCACAATTGTCATTTGCTGCACCTATTATTGAAGTCAGTCCAGACGTATATCAATCTGTAAAAACAAATAAAATCGTTAATAAGACATATGGTTATGATTTAAAAAATCACAAAGACATGACAAAAGCTGAACACATTACACAAAAAATAAATCCAGATATTGTTTCAAAAGACGAATATAAAAAGTTCATAGACCAAAGCAATGGCATCCTTATCTTTGTAACGTCATTCTTAGGACTAGCATTCTTAATAGCAGCTGGCTGTATTATTTACATTAAACAAATGGATGAGACTGAAGATGAAATAGATACCTTTAAAATATTACGTCGAATTGGATTTACGACTTCAGATATGTCTAAAGGGTTATTAATAAAAATATTATTCAATTTTGGATTACCGCTTCTAGTAGCATTATTACATGCCCTATTTGCAGCACTTGCATTTATGAAATTATTAGGAAACGTGACAATGACACCAATATTTATAGTAATGATTGCCTACGCCATCGTTTACTTCGTCTTTGCGATGATTGCCTTTATTCACTCAAATCAAGTGATTAAACGTTCTATTTAAAGATTTAATTTATAATTAATTATTTTAAAAAAGGAAGGATTTTGTACTATGACATTTAAAAATTTGATGAAACAACCTTACGAAGACTTAAAAAATTTAACAATGAATTGGTTCAACATTTTAGCTTTAGTAATAATTATTTTTATCTTAAGTAACATTGTTACACCACTTATAGGTGTCCCTGTAGATTTACTTGGTGGCGCATACTTTTTAAAAAGATGCTAAGAAAACAGATAATTTGTCATTGAAATAGCCCTCATAAGATAGAAGTCAGTGTGACCGCTCTCTCTGAGGGCATTAATTTGCTATAAATACACTTATTTATTTGTAATACCGTCTGCTTCTTCAATTCTCATGATATTATCCATAATACCCATATAGAATTGACCTAGTTCTCTACCTGTATGTGTTAAATCAAATGTATCCATACCAACTAAATCTAAGTGATCCCAATCATATTGAACTGGTCTAACTTGCCAAATACCTTTATCAGTTGCTGGCAATGTAGCATCAACATTTTCAAAGGCCTGGTTAGAAGGATGTTGTGATGATACAACTGGAACAACACCGTCATTAGGTCTAATCTCTTTATGTTCATCTGTACCGATAAGACGACTAGGTAAATTTAACATAAGAATTTCACTAGAATTAGGTAATTCGTTACCAATTAGTCCTGTATGAGTCGCAGCACCAGTGTAAGTAGTGTATACAATATTAGGATTTAGACTTGTTTGTTGATTAATCTTTTCAGCACCTTGAGTTGTTAAATCGTTAACAGCTTGATCTTCAGTGTTCCAAATTTTACTTTTCGAGACACGTTGTGCATAATCAAGATAACTTTCATTAGGTTGTTGTTTGAAGCCCCATTGAGAGAAGCCTAAATCTACATCAACATCTTTACCACCACTTAATCTACCAATTCGATTCATCACATCTTTAACAATTTTACGAGTTCCAATTTTATCAGCAGCAGGTGTACCATTATGAGGCGTACCTAGTGTTGTAATTGAAGCAACCATATTGTCTTTACCACCTGTGAATAAGTCAGAAATTGTACCACCGTGTTGACGTTGATATTCTATTTCTTCTTGGTTACCATTTCTTAAAAATTCTTCCATTTGACGAATAGTTTGACCACCCATACTGTGACCTACAAAGTGAATCTTTTTACCAGGTTCCCAATCAGGCATGATGCCTTTATAAGTTCTACCATAACGATTGTGACCATATTTAGCTGCATGTGCTGCACCATAGTCCACACGTCCACCTTTAATGTAGTGGTAAAGTTCTACAGCGCGATCGTAGTTACTACTGAAAGCACCTACATTTGCCTCATACACATTGTATCCTTCATCAGTTAAATTTCTTTCAATATTGTATTTAGTACCACCCCAATATTTAGGAGCTAAACTAAATTGGTTGTCACCCGCTAAACCTAAGAAACCATGAACAAAAACTACTGGATATTGATTTTTATATTGTGCTTGATTCGTACTTTTATGAGCTTTATTCGAAGTTTGAGGTTGTGTTTGAGTTACTGTTGTTGTACTTCTATCAGTTTGTTCTTTTGCAGATTCTTTGTGTGATTTTGGTGTCGTTAATTGATTATTACTAGAATCATTAGTTTGTGATGTTGTAGCTTTATCTTTATTTAACTCTTTAGTATCAACATTTTTTTCATTTTTAGCATGAGTTGATTGAGTTTGATTATTTGTTGTGTCTTTTTTAGGTTGAGATTTAGATTGTGTTTGATATGTACGATCATTAGATGGTTTTTGTAAGTCTACTAATGATTGTTCACCTTTATCAGTGTCCTTATCTTTTAAATCTATTTGTTGATTGTGATTTGGAGATGTTTGAGTTTGCCTTTCAACTTTTTCATCTTGTTCATTGTTTTTGTTTGACTGAGAAGCTAAGTTTTGTTGATTTTCATTTTTAGACGGTTGAGCGTCTTGTTTTACAGTATTAGCCTCTTCTAATTTTGGCTGATTTGTTGTCTCCGCTTTTTGTAGTTCAGCACTTTCGACTGTAGAATGTTGATTGTTGCGATTTGCTTTTGATTCATCAATTGATTGTGCTTGTTGACTATCAGTCGAACCTTTAGCATCTTGCTTTAGAGTGTTAAGCGCTTCTTCTGGTTTATCAACTTTAACTTGTTGTGTTGTTTGTTGTACTTCTGAATGT
Proteins encoded in this region:
- a CDS encoding VraH family peptide resistance protein — protein: MTFKNLMKQPYEDLKNLTMNWFNILALVIIIFILSNIVTPLIGVPVDLLGGAYFLKRC
- a CDS encoding ABC transporter permease, translated to MTFNQIILKKLRQNIKHYGMFLFSLLISIVLYFSFSTLKYSHSINNSESMKIIKNGATIGSTILFIIIIIFLMYANHLFVKRRTKEFALYQLIGLTRKNILRMLGIEQLVIFIVTGILGVLIGIFGSQLLLIIASKMMKLTAHISIGFEPQTLMITIVMLVIAFILLMIQNFIFLKRRTILEMMKDSHKTDSTQTRLTTFEVVGGILGICMIVFGYYMSTEMFGVFSGLTTAMISPFIILFLTIVGAYLFFRSSVSLIFKTMKRLKQGRINITDVVCTSSIMYRMKKSAISLTVIAVISAFTVSILCFAAITQANADYSLVSTSPQDFNISKDKPAKQFQQQLDKAKIKYQKSTFEVINPKTIKDQVITTKNDSVGLSSVTSLMLNKNLKGHDAKITNTKSMAGVMDIHLNNKITVKGKSKETVTVTDKDDTKVYPSQLSFAAPIIEVSPDVYQSVKTNKIVNKTYGYDLKNHKDMTKAEHITQKINPDIVSKDEYKKFIDQSNGILIFVTSFLGLAFLIAAGCIIYIKQMDETEDEIDTFKILRRIGFTTSDMSKGLLIKILFNFGLPLLVALLHALFAALAFMKLLGNVTMTPIFIVMIAYAIVYFVFAMIAFIHSNQVIKRSI
- a CDS encoding ABC transporter ATP-binding protein, which codes for MTILKVNQLSKVYGDKQKYQALKDVSFSVDKGEFIAIMGPSGSGKTTLLNVLSSIDDISSGSVEVEGKEITQLSNKELAKFRKKRLGFIFQDYSVLLTLTVKENIMLPLSVQNFHKYETEQNYKEVAEALGIYNLGNKYPSEISGGQQQRTAAARAFVHQPTIIFADEPTGALDSKSAQDLLNRLEDMNNQFNSTIIMVTHDPSAASFAQRVIMLKDGGIHSEIHQGEDSKQDFYQEIIKLQTALGGVSHDI
- the lip gene encoding YSIRK-targeted triacylglycerol lipase, whose product is MKNNNGIKRFSIRKYAVGAVSIITGVTIFIGGQQAQAAETSVYNADAHSEVQQTTQQVKVDKPEEALNTLKQDAKGSTDSQQAQSIDESKANRNNQHSTVESAELQKAETTNQPKLEEANTVKQDAQPSKNENQQNLASQSNKNNEQDEKVERQTQTSPNHNQQIDLKDKDTDKGEQSLVDLQKPSNDRTYQTQSKSQPKKDTTNNQTQSTHAKNEKNVDTKELNKDKATTSQTNDSSNNQLTTPKSHKESAKEQTDRSTTTVTQTQPQTSNKAHKSTNQAQYKNQYPVVFVHGFLGLAGDNQFSLAPKYWGGTKYNIERNLTDEGYNVYEANVGAFSSNYDRAVELYHYIKGGRVDYGAAHAAKYGHNRYGRTYKGIMPDWEPGKKIHFVGHSMGGQTIRQMEEFLRNGNQEEIEYQRQHGGTISDLFTGGKDNMVASITTLGTPHNGTPAADKIGTRKIVKDVMNRIGRLSGGKDVDVDLGFSQWGFKQQPNESYLDYAQRVSKSKIWNTEDQAVNDLTTQGAEKINQQTSLNPNIVYTTYTGAATHTGLIGNELPNSSEILMLNLPSRLIGTDEHKEIRPNDGVVPVVSSQHPSNQAFENVDATLPATDKGIWQVRPVQYDWDHLDLVGMDTFDLTHTGRELGQFYMGIMDNIMRIEEADGITNK